Proteins from one Rosa chinensis cultivar Old Blush chromosome 7, RchiOBHm-V2, whole genome shotgun sequence genomic window:
- the LOC112175552 gene encoding 30S ribosomal protein S17, with protein MKNVVGMVVSNKMQKSVVVAVDRLFHHKLYNRYVKRTSKFMAHDEHDHCNIGDRVRLEPSRPLSKRKHWIVAEILTKARIYQPPSPSASAAAPLHSSS; from the exons ATGAAGAATGTGGTGGGGATGGTCGTTTCCAATAAGATGCAGAAATCGGTGGTTGTGGCAGTGGATAGGCTGTTTCATCACAAGCTCTACAACCGATATGTGAAGAGGACATCCAAGTTCATGGCCCACGATGAGCACGATCATTGCAACATTGGAGACCGA GTTCGATTGGAGCCTTCACGCCCTTTGAGCAAACGTAAGCATTGGATTGTTGCTGAAATCCTCACCAAAGCACGCATTTATCAGCCTCCTTCACCATCAGCTTCAGCTGCAGCTCCACTTCATTCTAGTTCTTAA
- the LOC112175551 gene encoding ethylene-responsive transcription factor ERF015 yields MDLPTTSKSKKVRREKTPCLYKGIRMRAWGKWVTEIRVPKSGGRIWLGSYDTPDEAARAYDAAVYCIYGECGRFNFPDFRRPVLPAGSTVSLSKGDIQQIAMNFASANVPESLPVSATVKTEVQADTPASPNVLVSKDMASAYEVKVDPLAPTYASGAGSADPPEDFHLDDFRMLDTDWIADFY; encoded by the coding sequence ATGGATTTGCCAACAACTTCTAAATCTAAAAAAGTTCGGCGAGAGAAAACCCCATGTCTCTACAAGGGCATACGAATGAGGGCTTGGGGTAAATGGGTTACAGAAATAAGAGTTCCAAAGTCTGGAGGAAGGATATGGTTGGGCTCTTATGATACTCCTGACGAGGCAGCTCGAGCCTATGATGCAGCTGTATATTGCATTTATGGTGAATGTGGGAGATTCAATTTTCCAGATTTCAGAAGGCCAGTGCTTCCTGCAGGCTCTACGGTTTCCTTGTCCAAGGGGGATATTCAGCAGATTGCCATGAATTTCGCTTCAGCTAATGTACCAGAGTCTTTGCCGGTTTCAGCTACTGTGAAAACTGAGGTACAAGCTGATACACCCGCTTCTCCAAATGTATTGGTTTCTAAGGATATGGCAAGTGCATATGAGGTAAAGGTTGATCCTCTTGCCCCGACCTATGCAAGTGGAGCAGGTTCTGCTGATCCACCTGAAGATTTCCACCTTGATGATTTCCGTATGCTGGATACAGATTGGATAGCTGATTTCTATTAG